In one window of uncultured Acetobacteroides sp. DNA:
- a CDS encoding FAD-dependent oxidoreductase, whose product MEKILIIGGVAAGATAAAKARRISPEAKIVMLEAGPDISFANCGLPYYIGGDIESRSKLILQSPESFNDQYNVEVHTHTLVTSIDREAHLINTVDSCSGEQKVFEYTKLILAQGGRPIKPELPGADQDHVFTLWTLEDMDKISNFINDRQPQNAVVVGGGFIGLEMVEALAKRGLSVNVVEMMPHVMAIMEAETAGFIETEMLSYGVGIYTGRGVVEIGSRSVKLDNSKVLDADMVILSIGVRPTLQLAKDTGLAVGESGGLLVNDLLQTSDPDIFAAGDMVEIEHRVNSKRVRIPLAGPANRQGRIAAENALGGAHRYKGAIGTSVVRVFGAVAGITGLSLKQARAAGIDADAVVVHKEHHTSYYPGAETVTALLVYDRTTGVILGGQTAGYKGADKRLDVIATATAARLTVSDLADIDFAYSPPIGTANDAINMAAFTAENRISGFSPSIIASELDEFFAGKNPVIIDVRDVFAFEKSHVEGALSIPLEILPQQLSSIPTNRPIAVYDETGKKGHQALRTLVGAGFRNVTNLSGGHTSLQRHARAIGFKTIKVGLLPIHSKSVEEEAEVVEKRVEVKAVDSNSPL is encoded by the coding sequence ATGGAAAAGATTCTGATCATTGGAGGTGTTGCTGCGGGAGCAACCGCAGCCGCAAAGGCACGTCGCATTTCGCCCGAAGCAAAGATTGTCATGCTCGAGGCAGGTCCCGATATCTCGTTTGCAAACTGCGGCTTGCCCTACTACATTGGGGGCGATATTGAGAGCCGCTCGAAGCTAATCCTTCAAAGCCCCGAAAGCTTCAACGACCAGTACAACGTAGAGGTGCACACCCATACTCTGGTAACTTCGATTGATAGAGAGGCGCACCTTATTAATACTGTAGATAGCTGTAGCGGAGAGCAAAAGGTATTTGAATACACCAAGCTGATTCTCGCACAAGGTGGACGTCCAATCAAGCCCGAGCTACCAGGTGCCGATCAAGACCATGTATTTACCCTATGGACGCTAGAGGATATGGACAAAATCTCCAACTTCATAAATGATAGACAACCTCAAAATGCCGTAGTTGTTGGAGGCGGGTTTATTGGGCTCGAAATGGTAGAGGCCCTTGCCAAACGTGGGTTGAGCGTAAACGTAGTGGAGATGATGCCGCATGTTATGGCAATCATGGAAGCCGAAACTGCTGGTTTCATCGAAACCGAGATGCTCTCTTACGGCGTCGGAATTTACACTGGAAGAGGAGTTGTGGAAATTGGATCGAGATCGGTGAAGCTTGATAACAGTAAAGTATTGGATGCCGACATGGTTATACTCTCGATAGGGGTTCGTCCAACCCTACAGCTGGCTAAAGATACAGGGCTAGCGGTTGGCGAATCGGGAGGTTTGCTGGTTAACGACCTGCTGCAAACTTCCGATCCCGACATCTTTGCGGCTGGCGATATGGTGGAGATCGAGCATCGCGTTAACAGTAAAAGGGTACGTATTCCTTTGGCAGGCCCCGCAAATCGACAAGGACGAATCGCAGCCGAAAATGCGCTAGGAGGTGCACACCGCTACAAAGGAGCCATTGGCACTTCGGTGGTTCGGGTATTCGGTGCCGTTGCCGGAATAACCGGATTGTCGTTGAAGCAGGCACGTGCCGCGGGCATAGATGCCGATGCCGTTGTGGTTCATAAGGAACACCATACCTCGTACTATCCCGGAGCGGAAACTGTAACAGCCCTGCTGGTTTACGACCGTACCACTGGTGTAATCCTAGGAGGACAGACTGCTGGCTATAAGGGTGCCGACAAACGGTTGGACGTAATTGCGACCGCCACAGCAGCAAGGCTTACCGTAAGCGATTTGGCAGATATCGATTTCGCCTACTCGCCTCCAATTGGTACGGCAAACGACGCTATTAATATGGCAGCCTTTACAGCAGAGAATAGGATATCAGGATTTAGCCCATCGATAATAGCGTCGGAATTAGATGAATTCTTTGCAGGAAAGAATCCTGTTATTATTGATGTTCGCGACGTCTTTGCCTTCGAGAAAAGCCATGTTGAAGGTGCGCTAAGCATTCCTCTAGAGATTCTTCCACAGCAGCTTTCATCTATTCCAACCAATCGCCCCATAGCCGTATACGACGAGACCGGCAAAAAAGGTCATCAAGCGCTACGAACGTTAGTTGGAGCCGGTTTTAGGAATGTTACCAACCTATCGGGAGGGCATACCTCGCTTCAACGCCATGCAAGAGCTATCGGATTTAAGACCATCAAAGTAGGACTTCTACCTATTCATTCAAAATCGGTAGAAGAGGAAGCGGAAGTGGTTGAAAAAAGGGTAGAGGTGAAGGCTGTTGACTCCAATTCCCCATTGTGA
- a CDS encoding rhodanese-like domain-containing protein: MIDVRTQQEFASGAYPDAINIPVDELSDRIEELGDNPSREITVYCASGARSAYAQRMLMQMGYSNVTNGGGLSTMMSRRSNKATTTSSSNEPIIIDVRTPDEFNSGAYPKAINIPLDELQMRVDELGSPSRTITLYCASGARSAYGQRILQQLGFTNVSNGGGIMQMMLQR; the protein is encoded by the coding sequence GTGATTGATGTTCGTACACAGCAAGAATTTGCAAGCGGAGCGTATCCTGACGCCATTAATATTCCTGTCGATGAGCTATCGGACCGTATCGAAGAGCTAGGTGACAATCCATCCCGAGAGATCACCGTTTACTGCGCATCCGGTGCCCGTTCTGCCTATGCGCAGCGCATGCTGATGCAGATGGGCTATTCCAATGTTACGAATGGAGGAGGACTCTCGACTATGATGTCGCGAAGAAGTAACAAGGCTACAACCACAAGTTCTTCTAACGAGCCAATAATTATTGATGTACGTACTCCCGATGAGTTTAATTCTGGAGCTTACCCGAAGGCCATTAACATTCCTCTGGATGAGCTGCAAATGCGGGTTGACGAGCTAGGAAGCCCTTCAAGAACTATTACGCTTTACTGCGCATCTGGGGCACGTTCGGCCTACGGACAGCGAATTCTACAGCAGCTGGGATTCACCAATGTAAGTAACGGAGGTGGGATTATGCAAATGATGCTTCAAAGGTAG
- a CDS encoding competence/damage-inducible protein A: MKVEVITIGDELLIGQVVDTNSAWIGSKLNENGIHLSKITSIGDSKKQIYKALDDAFASADAILMTGGLGPTKDDITKKTLAEYFQCGFKTDQQTLDRVKELLQRRGISVTDINYMQAEVPEVCEVIQNYNGTAPCMVFRKDGKLLVSMPGVSFEMKGLMEEAILNLLVKESCMQAIVHKTIMTTGVPESVLAKRIEEWEIGLPQNMKLAYLPSLYGVRLRITASGNSKRDLVDAVDEQVNKLKPILQEDIFSYQDETLEEVVGRMLKSRNLTVGTAESCTGGTIASTIVSVPGASLYFKGGVVAYDNEVKKDLLKVNPCALITDGAVSKAVVEQMAEGARALLKTDFAVATSGIAGPDGGTDLKPVGTTWIAVASPNGTISAVYNFGNNRERTMARATAAALNMLRIQILKAE; the protein is encoded by the coding sequence ATGAAAGTAGAGGTAATAACCATAGGAGACGAGCTACTTATTGGCCAGGTTGTTGATACGAATTCGGCATGGATTGGCTCTAAGCTAAACGAAAACGGAATCCATCTATCAAAGATAACCTCAATTGGCGATAGTAAGAAACAAATATATAAGGCATTAGATGATGCTTTTGCAAGTGCCGATGCAATTCTGATGACTGGAGGATTAGGTCCTACCAAGGACGATATCACCAAGAAAACCCTAGCGGAATACTTCCAGTGCGGCTTTAAGACCGATCAGCAAACGCTTGATCGAGTAAAAGAACTGCTTCAACGAAGAGGAATATCCGTCACCGATATCAACTACATGCAAGCTGAAGTTCCCGAAGTTTGCGAGGTTATACAGAACTACAACGGTACAGCACCCTGTATGGTCTTTAGAAAGGATGGGAAGTTGCTAGTATCAATGCCTGGTGTGTCTTTCGAAATGAAGGGGCTTATGGAAGAGGCTATTCTTAACCTTTTAGTAAAGGAAAGCTGCATGCAAGCCATTGTTCATAAAACAATTATGACAACAGGTGTTCCTGAGTCGGTTTTGGCTAAACGAATAGAAGAGTGGGAGATAGGTCTACCACAAAATATGAAGTTAGCTTATCTTCCTAGCCTTTATGGCGTTCGTTTACGTATTACTGCAAGTGGTAATAGCAAAAGAGACCTAGTTGATGCCGTTGACGAACAGGTAAATAAACTTAAACCTATTCTTCAGGAAGATATATTTAGCTATCAGGATGAAACACTTGAGGAAGTCGTTGGACGTATGCTGAAAAGTAGAAATTTAACCGTAGGAACAGCAGAATCGTGCACAGGAGGAACCATAGCATCTACCATAGTTTCCGTACCCGGCGCATCTCTCTACTTTAAAGGTGGAGTAGTCGCCTACGATAATGAGGTGAAAAAAGACCTGCTAAAGGTTAATCCCTGCGCTCTTATTACCGATGGCGCAGTAAGCAAAGCGGTTGTTGAGCAAATGGCCGAAGGCGCAAGAGCACTTCTTAAAACCGATTTTGCCGTTGCAACATCAGGCATCGCCGGTCCCGATGGAGGAACAGACTTAAAGCCAGTAGGTACAACATGGATTGCCGTAGCATCGCCAAATGGCACAATATCCGCAGTTTACAATTTTGGAAATAACCGCGAGAGAACAATGGCAAGAGCAACAGCAGCAGCTCTAAACATGCTAAGAATTCAGATTTTAAAGGCAGAGTAA
- the rpmB gene encoding 50S ribosomal protein L28, whose product MSKVCQITGRKVQVGNNVSHSKRRTKRTFEPNLKTKRFFLVEENRWVTLKVSAQGIRTINKNGLKNALDKAQAAGLIGIY is encoded by the coding sequence ATGTCAAAAGTTTGTCAAATCACCGGAAGAAAAGTTCAAGTTGGTAATAATGTTTCTCACTCTAAGAGAAGAACTAAAAGAACTTTCGAACCTAATTTGAAGACCAAAAGATTCTTCCTAGTTGAAGAAAACAGATGGGTAACCTTGAAGGTTTCAGCTCAAGGTATTCGCACTATTAACAAGAATGGCCTTAAGAACGCTTTGGATAAAGCTCAGGCTGCAGGTTTAATCGGCATTTATTAA
- the rpmG gene encoding 50S ribosomal protein L33, with protein sequence MAKKGNRVQVILECTEHKESGMPGTSRYVTTKNKKNTPARIERRKYNPILKRVTLHREIK encoded by the coding sequence ATGGCTAAAAAAGGTAATAGAGTTCAAGTAATTCTTGAGTGCACCGAGCATAAGGAAAGTGGTATGCCAGGAACTTCTCGCTACGTGACTACAAAGAACAAGAAAAACACACCAGCACGTATCGAAAGAAGAAAGTATAACCCAATTTTGAAAAGAGTAACTCTCCACAGAGAAATTAAATAG
- a CDS encoding DUF4295 domain-containing protein — MAKKVVATLKKEGGGKELTKCIKMVKSEKSGAYTFKEEMVPTGDVKEFFTKK, encoded by the coding sequence ATGGCAAAGAAAGTAGTTGCAACTCTGAAGAAAGAAGGAGGCGGTAAGGAGCTTACCAAATGTATCAAAATGGTAAAGTCTGAGAAGTCTGGAGCCTATACTTTTAAAGAAGAAATGGTTCCAACCGGAGACGTTAAGGAATTCTTTACAAAAAAGTAA
- the ftsY gene encoding signal recognition particle-docking protein FtsY, with translation MGLFDFFSKGKKEQLDKGLEKTKESVLSKLSRAIAGKSRVDDDVLDNLEEALIMSDVGVETTVKIIERIQDRVARDKYMGTDELNAILKEEIVNLLEENSSVYNNKVTYGDDKQPYVIMVVGVNGVGKTTTIGKLAAQLTNNGKKVYLGAADTFRAAAIEQLTVWAERSKSTIIKQQMGSDPASVAFDTLSSAKKNDADVVIIDTAGRLHNKINLMNELSKIKNVMQKVIPDAPHEVLLVLDGSTGQNAFEQATQFTKSTDVTALALTKLDGTAKGGVVIGISDQFKIPVKFIGVGEGIDDLQLFDRKTFVESLFNL, from the coding sequence ATGGGATTATTCGACTTCTTCTCGAAAGGAAAAAAAGAACAGCTAGACAAAGGACTCGAAAAAACTAAAGAAAGCGTTCTATCCAAACTATCACGTGCTATTGCCGGTAAATCGCGCGTAGATGATGATGTCTTGGACAATCTGGAAGAGGCTCTAATAATGTCTGATGTGGGAGTCGAAACGACTGTCAAGATAATTGAGCGAATACAGGATCGAGTTGCCCGTGACAAGTACATGGGTACCGATGAACTCAACGCCATCTTAAAGGAGGAGATTGTCAACCTTCTGGAAGAGAACAGTTCGGTTTACAACAATAAGGTAACCTACGGCGATGACAAACAACCTTATGTTATTATGGTTGTTGGGGTTAATGGTGTAGGCAAGACTACAACCATAGGCAAGTTAGCCGCTCAGCTAACCAACAACGGCAAAAAGGTTTACCTTGGAGCTGCCGATACCTTCCGTGCCGCAGCAATCGAACAGCTTACAGTTTGGGCTGAGCGCTCAAAATCTACCATTATTAAGCAGCAAATGGGCTCAGATCCTGCATCTGTTGCTTTCGATACGCTGTCATCTGCGAAAAAAAATGATGCCGATGTGGTTATCATCGATACAGCAGGACGCCTCCATAATAAGATAAACCTGATGAACGAGCTTTCGAAGATCAAGAACGTAATGCAAAAGGTTATTCCTGATGCACCCCATGAAGTTCTTTTAGTTCTCGACGGTTCTACAGGTCAGAATGCCTTCGAACAGGCAACGCAGTTTACAAAATCAACGGATGTTACAGCCTTAGCGCTTACTAAACTCGATGGAACCGCAAAAGGTGGCGTCGTTATTGGCATCTCCGATCAGTTTAAAATCCCCGTAAAGTTCATTGGTGTTGGCGAAGGGATCGACGATTTACAACTTTTCGATCGAAAAACTTTTGTTGAATCGCTCTTCAATTTGTAG
- the rimO gene encoding 30S ribosomal protein S12 methylthiotransferase RimO, which translates to MNKKKINIVTLGCSKNLVDSERLYKQLEANGYNVVHDSNDTSAKVVVINTCGFIGDAKEESIDTILSFAHAKEKGKIRHLFVMGCLSERYKKELQLEIPEVDEFFGVNNLEDIINVIGGDLKSDLLGERTITTPKHYAYLKISEGCNWGCSYCAIPLIRGKHVSVPIENLVAEAKSLAAKGVRELLVIAQDTTYYGLDIYGKRMLAELLNKLSEIEGIEWIRLHYAYPTYFPDDVIDVIRYNPKVCKYLDIPFQHISDKVLKKMRRGINREETYALINKLKTEIPDIALRTTLLVGHPGETEDEFQQLVEFVKDVKFDRLGVFPYSEEENTFAAINFEDSVSEETKQERVEAIMQLQSGIALKKNQERVGKKMRVLIDRFEGDFYIARSQYDSPEVDQEVLIDTDRDAIIGELYDVEITDAEEFDLFAKFI; encoded by the coding sequence ATGAATAAAAAGAAAATAAATATTGTTACGCTTGGTTGCTCTAAGAACCTAGTTGATTCAGAGAGACTTTACAAGCAATTAGAGGCAAATGGCTATAACGTTGTACATGATTCTAACGACACCAGTGCAAAGGTAGTGGTTATCAATACATGTGGATTCATAGGCGACGCAAAGGAGGAATCAATTGATACCATTCTATCATTTGCTCACGCAAAGGAAAAGGGCAAAATTCGTCACCTATTTGTAATGGGTTGCCTTTCGGAGCGTTACAAAAAGGAGTTGCAGTTAGAAATTCCCGAGGTTGACGAGTTCTTCGGAGTTAATAATCTGGAAGATATTATAAACGTAATTGGAGGTGATCTAAAATCAGATCTTCTAGGAGAACGTACCATCACAACCCCCAAACATTACGCTTACCTTAAAATTTCAGAGGGATGTAACTGGGGATGCTCTTATTGCGCTATTCCATTAATCAGAGGAAAGCACGTTTCTGTCCCAATCGAAAATCTGGTTGCCGAGGCAAAGAGTCTTGCAGCAAAAGGTGTAAGGGAACTTCTTGTAATTGCTCAAGATACAACCTACTACGGCTTAGATATATACGGCAAGCGAATGCTTGCAGAGCTACTCAATAAACTTTCGGAGATAGAAGGGATAGAGTGGATTAGACTGCACTATGCTTACCCAACTTATTTCCCAGATGATGTGATTGATGTAATTCGGTATAATCCAAAAGTATGCAAGTACTTGGATATTCCATTTCAGCACATTAGCGATAAGGTTCTTAAGAAGATGCGCCGTGGAATTAATCGCGAAGAAACATACGCCCTAATAAATAAGTTAAAGACAGAAATTCCTGATATTGCCTTAAGAACCACATTACTTGTAGGGCATCCCGGTGAAACAGAGGATGAATTTCAGCAACTTGTTGAATTCGTTAAGGATGTAAAATTTGATAGGTTAGGGGTGTTTCCATACTCTGAGGAGGAAAATACTTTTGCAGCAATCAACTTCGAAGACTCAGTAAGCGAGGAAACAAAACAGGAAAGGGTAGAGGCTATCATGCAACTACAATCCGGAATTGCGCTGAAAAAAAATCAGGAACGCGTTGGAAAAAAGATGAGGGTCCTCATCGACCGCTTTGAGGGAGATTTCTACATCGCACGTTCTCAGTATGATTCCCCAGAAGTAGATCAAGAGGTGCTTATTGATACTGATCGAGATGCAATAATTGGCGAATTATACGATGTTGAAATTACTGATGCGGAGGAGTTTGACCTTTTTGCTAAGTTTATATAG